In Moorella sp. Hama-1, a single genomic region encodes these proteins:
- a CDS encoding DUF881 domain-containing protein translates to MRRIYVSLLLISIFSGLLVAWQWRSHQATAAQTNQDPGLIDIIHSLEKEDASLENRIADLRQQIDSLQKQHSQGTDHLARIQQEIDNLRLSAGLAAVTGPGITVILDDNNAGAEAAQKSSPATYKPDDFIIHDKNVLYMVSDLKAAGAEAIAVNGQRIVANSDIRCVGTVIMVNSTRLAPPYLIQAIGNPDKLEAAALRSLDFVDLKSRDFPVKVVKNDSLNLPAYKGGFPLDHTRPLQGGGQ, encoded by the coding sequence TTGCGCCGCATTTATGTTTCCCTCTTGCTCATCAGTATCTTTTCCGGGCTCCTGGTCGCCTGGCAATGGCGCTCCCACCAGGCTACCGCCGCCCAGACCAACCAGGACCCCGGCCTGATTGATATTATTCATTCCCTGGAAAAAGAAGACGCCTCCCTGGAGAATCGTATTGCCGACCTGCGCCAACAGATTGATAGCCTGCAAAAGCAGCATTCCCAGGGCACGGATCACCTGGCGAGGATTCAGCAAGAAATCGATAACCTCCGCTTGAGTGCCGGCCTGGCCGCCGTGACAGGACCGGGGATTACCGTTATCCTGGATGATAACAACGCCGGGGCCGAGGCCGCCCAGAAGTCCTCCCCGGCCACCTACAAGCCGGATGATTTTATCATCCATGATAAAAACGTCCTCTATATGGTCAGCGATTTAAAGGCCGCCGGGGCCGAGGCTATCGCCGTCAACGGCCAGCGCATTGTGGCCAATTCCGATATCCGCTGCGTGGGTACGGTCATCATGGTCAATTCCACCCGCCTGGCGCCGCCCTACCTCATCCAGGCCATCGGCAACCCGGACAAGCTGGAGGCCGCCGCCCTGCGCTCACTGGATTTTGTGGATTTAAAGAGCCGCGACTTCCCCGTCAAGGTGGTCAAGAATGATAGCCTGAACCTGCCGGCCTATAAGGGCGGCTTCCCCCTGGACCATACGCGACCCCTGCAAGGAGGCGGACAGTAA
- a CDS encoding DUF881 domain-containing protein produces MLKIKSWPLSLTAVFLVLGILLSLQFRTQRLLASSLEAQKTTDLVTMWKNLSAKRNQLQGEIAQLQQQLFTLKTNSGQSSEAEASLTRELTRLQMNTGLAAVKGPGVTVTITGDAPLLYFDLVDLVNELWASGAEAIAVNNYRINAYSTISEENDGPRNYITVDGQRLLYPIVIKAIGDPQTLDKGLTFTGGLIDNLNNLYKVYPIVKREQDLQLPAASLPTWRYAKAAPPQAPAGDKGGK; encoded by the coding sequence ATGCTGAAGATTAAAAGCTGGCCCCTCTCCCTGACCGCCGTCTTCCTGGTCCTGGGTATCCTCCTCTCCCTGCAGTTCCGCACCCAGCGGCTCCTGGCCAGCTCCCTGGAGGCCCAGAAGACCACCGACCTGGTAACCATGTGGAAGAACCTGAGCGCCAAACGGAACCAGCTTCAGGGTGAAATCGCCCAACTGCAGCAGCAGCTCTTTACCCTGAAGACGAATTCCGGCCAGAGCAGCGAGGCCGAAGCCTCCCTGACCAGGGAATTAACCCGCCTGCAGATGAATACCGGGTTGGCGGCCGTCAAGGGGCCTGGGGTGACAGTGACTATTACCGGCGATGCTCCCCTCCTTTATTTTGACCTGGTAGACCTGGTCAATGAGCTCTGGGCCTCCGGAGCGGAAGCCATTGCTGTTAATAACTACCGTATCAATGCCTACAGCACCATCAGCGAGGAAAACGACGGCCCGCGCAACTATATCACCGTCGACGGCCAGCGGCTCCTCTATCCCATTGTCATTAAAGCCATCGGCGACCCCCAGACCCTGGATAAGGGTTTGACCTTTACCGGCGGACTCATTGACAACCTGAATAATCTCTATAAAGTCTACCCCATCGTCAAGCGGGAACAGGACCTGCAACTGCCGGCCGCCTCCCTGCCCACCTGGCGCTATGCCAAAGCCGCCCCGCCCCAGGCCCCCGCCGGGGATAAAGGCGGCAAGTAG